The Pseudomonas orientalis genome contains a region encoding:
- a CDS encoding ArnT family glycosyltransferase, producing MTRPVPLLLLLVGLLFFFALGNHELQGSTEARVSGIAMAMHLDNDWVVPRLFREPFLEKPPLSLWLDAGAIRLFGASTGAVRLASAFAGFFSVMLLYGMLRRFGRPTTLAFSAALILATMASYWGNVRGVGEDSLLALGVTAALLGFYQAMRPESERQGSSAWAWALFTAGMVIATLSKGVLGLAMPGIVIFVYLACTSLMDKRLRIGDWLKPALFTLLALVPLLIWLGFLFQRGGMQAVGDVLWTNSVGRFSGSFVEAGHYEPFYYYLVKLPEAFLPWNILVYLGLWHFRKSLVRNRYRLFFSVWLVAQFTLLTLASSKRTVYLMALTPAAAVLAAEYARVLLEWVKQHKPALYRYHRQIIGGVFTLAIACYLTAAFWFAPKADVRQSFVPVISQVQTLQDEGKEVALFQPNERIAGASVFYLQAYLPILQTEAQLHAFLSAKPGNVALLDQTDRLSQKVTVVKQMKINRQPYYFVEQ from the coding sequence ATGACGCGTCCCGTTCCCCTGCTGCTCCTGCTCGTTGGCCTGCTGTTTTTCTTCGCCCTTGGCAACCATGAACTGCAAGGCTCCACCGAGGCCCGCGTCTCGGGGATTGCGATGGCCATGCACCTGGACAATGACTGGGTGGTGCCGCGTCTGTTTCGTGAGCCTTTCCTGGAGAAACCGCCACTGAGTCTTTGGCTGGACGCCGGGGCGATTCGTCTGTTTGGCGCGAGCACCGGGGCCGTGCGCCTGGCGTCGGCGTTTGCCGGGTTTTTCAGCGTGATGCTGCTCTACGGAATGTTGCGCCGGTTCGGGCGGCCCACAACGCTGGCGTTCAGCGCCGCGTTGATTCTGGCGACCATGGCCAGCTATTGGGGCAATGTGCGAGGAGTGGGTGAGGATTCGTTGCTCGCTCTGGGCGTGACTGCAGCGTTGCTGGGGTTCTATCAGGCAATGCGCCCCGAGTCCGAGCGCCAGGGTTCCAGCGCCTGGGCGTGGGCACTGTTCACGGCGGGGATGGTCATCGCCACGCTGAGCAAAGGTGTGCTGGGCCTGGCGATGCCGGGGATTGTGATTTTTGTCTACCTGGCGTGCACCAGCCTGATGGATAAGCGCCTGCGTATCGGCGACTGGCTCAAGCCGGCGCTGTTCACGCTGTTGGCGTTGGTGCCGCTGCTGATCTGGCTGGGGTTTCTGTTTCAGCGCGGCGGTATGCAGGCTGTCGGTGACGTGCTGTGGACCAACAGTGTCGGGCGCTTCAGCGGCTCGTTTGTGGAAGCCGGGCATTACGAGCCGTTCTATTACTACCTCGTTAAACTGCCTGAGGCCTTCCTGCCATGGAACATCTTGGTGTACCTGGGCCTGTGGCACTTTCGCAAAAGCCTGGTGCGCAACCGCTACCGCCTGTTTTTCAGCGTGTGGCTGGTGGCGCAGTTCACCCTGCTGACCCTGGCCTCGAGCAAACGCACCGTCTATTTGATGGCATTGACTCCGGCCGCCGCCGTACTGGCGGCGGAATACGCGCGGGTGCTGCTGGAGTGGGTCAAACAACACAAACCGGCACTCTACCGCTACCACCGACAGATCATCGGCGGTGTATTCACACTGGCCATCGCCTGCTACCTCACCGCCGCCTTCTGGTTCGCCCCCAAAGCCGATGTGCGCCAGTCATTCGTGCCGGTGATCAGTCAGGTGCAGACACTGCAGGACGAAGGTAAAGAGGTGGCGCTGTTCCAACCCAATGAGCGAATCGCCGGCGCCAGTGTGTTCTATCTGCAGGCCTATTTGCCGATTCTGCAGACCGAGGCCCAATTGCACGCCTTTCTCAGCGCCAAACCCGGCAATGTCGCGCTGCTGGATCAGACCGACCGGCTCAGTCAGAAAGTCACCGTGGTCAAGCAAATGAAGATCAACCGCCAGCCCTACTACTTCGTCGAGCAGTAA